GAGTCTCGCCGAACCGGTCGTCCTTCGCCGCGATCACCGCCACCTCCGCCACGCCCGGGATGCCGCTGATCACCGCCTCGATCTCGACCGGCGAGATGTTGATACCGCCGGAGATGATCAGGTCCTTCAGCCGGTCGACGAACGTCAGGCGGCCGGCTTCGTCGCGGACGCCGAGGTCGCCGCTGTGCAGCCAGCCGTCGCGCAGCGCCCGCGCGGTCGTCTCCGGGTCGTTCCAGTAGCCGGGCGTGACGCCGGGGCCGCGCAGCAGGACCTCACCCTGCTCGCCCGGTGCCGCTTCGGTACCGTCGGCGCGCACGACCTTCAGCTCGGTGAAGATCGAGCCGCTGCCGCACGAGCCGGGGTGGTCGGCGGCCTCCGAGGTCAGCGTCGCGGTGGCGATGCCGCCGGCCTCGGTCATGCCGTAGATCTGCCGCAGCGCGACGCCCTTGGCGGCCCAGGCCTGCAGCAGCGGCACCGAGACGGCGGCGCCACCGACGACGGCGGTGCGCAGCGACGACAGGTCCGCGTCGGTGAACTCCGGGGCCGCGGCGAGCGCCTCCCAGATCAGCGGGACACCGAACAGCGTGCCGATGCGGTGCTCGGCGATGATCCGCACGGCCCGCGACGGGTTCAGCTCCGCCTCGACGAACAGCGTCCCGCCGAGCACCGTGGACATGACCAGGCCCCAGACCAGGCCGGGTGTGAAACAGAGCGGGAGCAGCAGCAGGCTGCTGCCGCCGGGACGCAACCCGTCCTGGGTGAGCGAAGCCTCGAACACGATGTCCAGCAGCGTCCGGTTCGTACAGACGACGCCCTTCGACAGGCCGGTCGAGCCGCTGGTGAACAGGATCGCGACCGGCTCGTCGGGGGCGCGGTCGATCTGGAAGTCGTCGGTGCCGCCGGTCCGGAGCGCGGTGATCTCGTCGAGGCCGATCCGCGGGACCGGGAGCCCGACCTCGTCGAGCGTGCCGTTGTGTGCGGCGTCGGTGACGACGAGCGTCAGGCCGGAGTCGGTGAACAGCTTGTGCAGCTCGGCGGCGACCAACCGCGGGTTGAGCGGCACCAGGACGCCACCGGCCTTGATGACCCCGTACGCGGTGGCTGCCCACTCGGGGGTGTTGCCGCCCAGCAGACCGACGCGGTCACCGGGGGCGACGCCGCGGTCGACCAGCGTGCGAGCGATGCGGCTCGACCAGTCGTTGAGCGACCGGTAGGAGACGGAGTCGGCGCCGAACGTCAGCGCGGTGCGCCCGCCATCCGTGCGGGCCCACCAGCGCACTGCGGATGCTATCGAAGTAGCCACGAGTTTCTCTCCCACGCCTCGTTGCGGGTCAGGGAATCAGGTACTGAACGTCGGTCTGATCGTGACGAAACCCCAGCGTGCGGGCCTCGTGCACGAGTTCACTCTCGGTGGAGGGGATCGTGAGGACGGCGACGCGGAGCCCGGCGTCGTGCAGCGCGGCCATCGCAGCGGTGAGCAGCGGGCGGACCGGCCCGCCGCGGACCGCGTGGATCCGCCCGGCCGGCCCGTACTCGGTCGCCTCCCGAGCTGCGGCGTCGAACCACACCGCCCCGCGCGGCGCTCCCGCACTCGCGGCGGAGCCACCGGACGCCGGACCGCCGGGCGCCGGAGTCCCGGGCGCCGCGTCGCGGGCCGCGGAGCCGTCGAGCCCGCGGCCCGCGGGCGCGACGAGGGCTGTGGCGGTCGTCGGCGGGCTACCCTCGCTCCAGAGGGTGGTGAGGTCGTCCGCGGGGGTGGCCGGACGGAGGCCGGGCGGTGGTTCCGCGCTGTGCAGCGGTGCCAGCAGTTGCCACTCGCGCCGGGCGGCCCGCACGCCGAACCTCTGCGCGAGCCGCGCCGCCGCGGGATGGTTGTTGCGCGCCCAGATCGTGCAGCCCGGGACGTCGTCCAACGCGTGTTGTTCGACCAGCAGCGTCGTGAGGCCGCGTGACCGCAGGTCCGGATGCACGACGTAGGCGGCCTCGCGACCGCGGACCTGCAGGTAGGCCGCGAGGCGGCGGACGCCGGACCGGTGGCCACCCCAGCGCTCGTCCGGTAGCAGCCGCACGAGCAGGTGCCGCGAACCACCGCACGGGGGCTCGGGCCGGTTGAAGCCCGCCTCCGCGTCGGCCTTCGCGCAGACGGCCAGCAGCTCCCGCACCTCGGCCGCCTCCGCGTCGGGGATTTCGTCGCGCCAGGAGTGCTCGATCACGTGAGCAGCCGGCGGAGTTCGCGATGGAAGATCTGGTTGACGACCTCGTTGCGGCCCAGCACCATCGACCCGGCGTTGGCGCTGGCCATCCCCTGTTGCGAGCCGCGCAGCAGCGGAAAGTCCTCCTGGTGCAGCACCGCGATCAGGATGTCCCAGTTCTTCTGCCAGCGCCCGGACCACTCGTCCTCAGCCATCCCGGAAGCAGAGACGGTCGGCACGAGCAGGCGCATCTCCATCCGGGACCGACCCGGGTCCTTCGGGTGCGGCCGGAACGTGAGCAGCTGGAAGTGGTCGGGCTGGCGCAGCAACGTGCTGTTCGGCAGCAGGAAGTGCGTCTCGGTGACGTACTTCGCGAGGCTGCGGTCGCCGGGGTCCTCCTCCAGCCAGCGGTCGATCGACTTACGCGGCGAGATGAACCGCGCGTGCCGTCCGAAGTCCTCCACCGTCAGCACGTTCGTGTGGATGTGCTTTCCGGCGGTGTTCGGGTGCGCGTACTGGATGTGGTAGCCGTCCAGGAACGCGTCCTGCATGATCTTCCAGTTGACCGGCTCGTCGAACCCCTCCGCGCGGAACGCGACGAGGTCCTCGAGGTGGTACTCGGCCAGCATCGGGTCCAGGTCAGGACCGAGCCAATCCGCGACGTCGATCCCTGTGCCCTCCTTTTTGGGCACAGCGTCGTCGACCACCCAGACGAACCCGTGCCGCTCCTCGCAGGGCAGCTCGACCAGCCCGTACTTCGACCGGTCGATCTCGCCGAACGTGCTGTCCTTGGTCACCGCGCGGAGGCTGCCGTCGGTGTCGTAGGACCAGCGGTGGTACCCGCAGGAGAACAGCCGGCAGCGGCCCTTCTCCTGCTCCTCCAGCAGCGCGCCGCGGTGACGGCAGAGGTTCACGAACGCCTTGACGCCGCCGTCGCGCTGCCGCACGACGATGATCCGGTTGCGCGGCATCTGCAGCGTCAGGAAGTCGTTCGGCCTGGGCAGTTCCGAGCTGTGCGCGACGATCGACGGCACCCGGCCGAACACCAGGTCACGCTCGCGGCCGGCGAGCAGCGGGTCGGTGAACTCGTCCGGGTAGAACGCGCTCACGGTCTCGTACTCGTCGGTGGTCTCGTTGCGCAGGTGGTCGAGCGTGCGCCGGATCCGGTCCTCACGCGGGACGATCGGCCTCGTCATGGTGCTGCCTCCAGCGTCAGTGCTCTTTCTGGGCACCCGTCGACGACGCCTCGGGCGTCGGTGAGCAGGGCTTCCGGCACCGGGTCGACCAGGACGATCGGGTCGCCCTGGTCGTCGCAGTCGAGCAGGTCGGGCGCGTTGCCGTAACAGAGCCCGTGGCCGGCGCAGGCGCGCCGGTCGACGTCCAGCCTCATCGGGTCGGTCGGGGTTCGTCCTCCGGGAACTGCATGGCGACGCGGGCCAGCGTGCCGCCGTCGGTAGCAGGCAGCGTCAGCCCGGAGATGTAGGCCGACTCGTCGGAGGCGAGGAACAACGCGGCGTAGGCGTTGTCCCGCAGCGACGGCGGCCGGTTGAGCTTGAGCGGGATCGGCGACAGCCCCGGATCCCAGGGGCCCGCCGTCTCCTCGTAGGACTGTCCGACGACCGGCGCACCCTCGGGCAGCAGGAAGTTCGGGGACATGCCGTGGGTGGGGGCGAGCGCGTTCACCCGGATGCCGTACTTGCCCAGGTCCAGCGAGAGGCCGCGGACCAGGCCGTTGACGCCGGCCTTCGTCGCCGAGTACGGCGCGATGCTGTGGTACGCGACGAACGAGGCCGCGGACGACGTCACGAGGATGACCCCGCCGCCGTTCGCCCGTAGCGCGGGCGTGGCGTGCTTCGCGACGAGGAACGGGCCGAGCAGGTTGACGCCGAGCACCGCGTCCCAGTCCTCGACCGGGAAGTCCTCGAACTCCAGCTGCTCGCCGCCCATCACCGACGGGACGCCACCGCGGGAGACGATCCCGGCGTTGGCCCACGCGATGTCGAGCTTTCCGAACGTGTCGACCGCGGTCCGGATCGTGCGGGCGACGTCGGCTTCGATCGTCGTGTCGGCCTGTACGGCGACCGCTTCACCACCCTGTTCGGTGACGAGCTTGACCGTGCCTTCGGCGCGGTCGCCCAGGACGTCCATCACGACGACCTTGGCGCCCTCGGCCGCGAACAGCTGCGCGGCCTCGCGTCCTAATCCGGAGCCGGCACCCGTGATGACGGCGACTTTGCCCTCGAGTCGTGCCATGGGAAGTCCCTTTCTAGGGTAGCTATTTCGTAAGCCTAAATGCTTTAGGTAAATGCCGTCAAGAGATTCGCGGGTGGCGGTGGCGAACGGTCGGATCACCTTCCGGCATAATCGGACGCATGCCAGCCGCACCCCCTCAGCTCACCCGGCGAACGATCCTGCGAACCGCGATCGACCTACTCGACCGGGACGGTTATGCGGCGTTCAGCCTGCCGCGGCTCGGCGACGAACTCGGCATCCGGACGCCGTCGCTCTACCACCACTTCCGCGACCGGGCCGAACTGCTGGCCGAGATCGCCCGAGCGGTTGTCCGGGAGACGCCGATCCCGGTGCGGCGTCCCGACGCGGAGTGGACCGAGTACTTCGTCGAGTTGTCGGTGAACTTCCGGCGCACGATCCTGCGTCACCCGAACACCGCACCGGTGCTCCTGCAGTTCCTGCCCCGCGACGTCCTGACCTCGCTCTACGAGGAGTCGGCGGTCCTCCTGGCGGAGACCACCGACATCCCGACGTCGGCGCACGTCCTGATCCTCGACGGGCTGGAGCGCTTCGTGCTCGGCAACGCGCTGATCGAGTCCACCGCACCGCGGGCCGCCGACGGCAACCCGTTCCCCAGCGTCGACCCGGAGCAGCAGCCGCGCCTGGCGGCCGCGATCGCGGCCAATTCGCTGGACGCCGAGGAGCGGTTCGTCGCGTCGGTGCGGGCGTTTCTCATGGGCGTGGCGGCACTGCCGTGAACCGAATTGGCAGCTTCGCGACGCTGCGCACCTGGCTGGGCAGCGTCAGCGGCGGGTTGGCCGGGTCGAGCCGGTAGTCCGGGAGGCGCCGATGTAGCTCCTCCAGCGCGATCCGCAGTTCGATCCGCGCGAGGTGCGAGCCGATGCAGCGGTGCGGGCCGGATCCGAACGCCAGGTGGCGGTTGGGCGTGCGGTCGATGCGCAGCTCGTCCGGTGCCTCGAACTGGGACTCGTCGCGGTTCGCGCCGCAGAGCAGCAGCAGGAGCTGGTCGCCTGCCTTGACGTGCACGCCGCCGATCTCGACGTCCTGCCGTGCCCGGCGGCCCATCGAGACGGCCGCCTCGTAGCGGAGGATCTCCTCGACGGCGTCCGGGACCGCGCCGGCGTCGTCGACGAGCCGCTGACGCTGCTCCGGGTTCGCCGACAGGTGCATGACACCCCAGGCCAGCGCGCCCTGGACGGTGTGCAGTCCGGCGATGAGCAGCAGGAAGAACATCCGGGTGAGCTCTTCGTCGGTGAGCAGGCGTTCCGCACCGTCCACGGTGACCGGAGCACGCATCAGCTCCGCGGTGACGTCATTCCCGACTACCCCTTCTGGCCCTCGGCGCTCGGCCACGACCTTTCCGAAGTACGCGAACATCGACATCGCGGCTTCGGCGCGCGACTGGTCGGCCTGCTCGGGCGTGTCGCCGGGCCGTCCGTTGAGCGCCACCTCGGTCGCCTCGGTGAACAGCGGTGCGTCGGCCATCGGCCAGCCCATCAGCGCGAGGAACACCCGGGTGGGTAACTCGTGCGCGAACTCCGCGACGAACTCCGCCTCGCCGCGCGCCGCGAACCCGTCGATCAGCTCGTTGACCAGGTCGCGGATCTGCCCCTCGAGCGCCCGCATCCGCGCCGGGTTGAACAGGGGCTGCAGCGCGAACCGGTACGCGGTGTGCTCCGGCGGGTCGAGCTCGAGCGGGATGAACTTGCCCTGCCCGGCGTCGACCAGGTTGTTCGGATGGCTGGAGAACAGGTCGGGGCTGCGCAGGATCTCGTGGACCTCGTCGTAGCGCGTCACGATCCAGTGGCCGCCGTGGGCCGTCGAGTACACCAGCGGCGCTTTCCGGGCCAGCGCCGCGGCGTGCTCCTGCATGCGGTCGACCGGAATCGTGACCGCCGGATCGTAGATGTCGAAGTCCACCACGCGGTCGGGTGAGACGTCCTCGGTCGTCGTGGGCATGGGGAGCCTCCTGTCGGAATTGACGTAGTCGCGCCGGTGCGCGTCGTCCGCGGAGTGCGGGTGGAGCCGGGAAAGGGAAACGATCTCCCTAAAGGTTGTAGGCTAGTGGTGATGCGGATCACCGGTCAACCGTGATCGCATTTCCCCTAAAGTCTTTCGGTAAATGCGACAGTTTTCGGACGATCGGAGTGCCGGTGACCACCGTTCTCGACCTCTTCCGCCTCGACGGCCGCGTGGCCGTGGTGACCGGCGCGAGTTCCGGCCTGGGCGCCGGGTTCGCGATCGCGCTCGCCGAGGCCGGTGCGGACGTCGTCCTCGGCGCGCGGCGGGCCGAGGGACTGGCCGAGACGGCGGTCGCGGTCGAGAAGCTCGGGCGGCAGTGCGTGACGGTGCCGACCGACGTGACGTCGCCCGAGCAGTGCACGGCGCTGGTCGAGCGGGCCGTGGAGTCGCTGGGGCGGGTCGACGTGCTGGTGAACAACGCCGGGGTCAGCGCGGTGGTGCCCGCACTGCGGGAGGACCCGGACACGTTCCGGTCGGTCGTGGACGTCAACCTGATGGGCGCCTACTGGATGAGCCAGGCGTGCGCCCGGGTCATGGCGCCCGGATCCGCGATCGTCAACGTGGCCAGCGTGCTCGGGCTGGTGGCCTCCTCGCTCCCCCAGGCCGCGTACTCGGCGAGCAAGGCCGGCCTGCTCGGATTGACGCGGGACCTGTCGCAGCAGTGGGCCGGACGGCGCGGCATCCGGGTGAACGCGATCGCGCCGGGGTTCGTCGCCACCGACATGATCGCCGAGATGTCCGAGGAGAACCTCGGCACGTTCCTGGCGCACTCGCCGCTCGGACGCCTGGGGACGCAGCGGGAACTGGATGCCGCGCTGCTGTTCCTGGCGTCCCCGGCGTCGGGCTACGTCACCGGCACCACGCTCGCCGTCGATGGTGGGATGTCCGGCCACTGAGCGGAGCGGTGTCACATCTCCGGTGCTATGACGTCGGGGATGTGACACTGCTGTCCTCGTGCAGCACGCCCGCTTCGAGCAACGCGTCGACGTCGGCGAGCGGGGCGCAGATCTCGCGGGTGTGCTGCCCGAGCCGCGGCGCCGGGCGCAGCGGCGGGTCACCGATCGCGGCGAACCGCGCCGGCCGTGCCGCGGTGGGCAGCGGCTCGGGCAGGTCGTCGTGGTGGAGCGTCGCGAACGCCTCGCGGGTGGTCAGCTGCGGGTCGGTCAGCTCGTCCGGCAACCGCCGCATGGCACCGGCCGGGACGCCCGCCGCCTGCAGCGTCCGCATCACCTCATCCGGCGTCCGCGACGCGGCCCACTCCGCCACCGACGCGTCGCTGTCGACGACCGCGCGGAGACGGGCCCGGTCGGCGTCGTCGCGAACCGCGATCACGCACCACTCGTCGTCGCCCGCGCAGGCCACCACCGCGGGCTCCGGCCAGGGCTCCGGAAGCGACAGCCCCAGCGAGGCCGCGGCGAACTGCGTCCCGAGCTGGAGCAGCGCGACATCGGCCTGGGCGACGCCCACCGTCCGCCCCCGGCCGGTGCGCACCCGTCCGATGACCGACGCGAGCACCGCAACGGCGGTGAGCTGCGCGGCGATATGGTCGGGGTAGACGGTCGCACCGTCGCAGTAGTCACTTTCGGACGCCGGGCGCCAGCGGGCCGTGACGCCGGTCGCCGCCCGCACCAGCGGCCCGTACCCCATCCGGCTGCTCCACGGCCCGGTGTCACCGAACGCACTGCTGTCGGAGATCACCAGCCGCGGGTTCAGCGCGGCCAGCGTCGCCGGGGAGAACCCGAGCGCGTCCAGCGTGCCCGGCTTGAAGTTCGCGAGGACGACGTCGGCCTCGGCGGCCAGCGCACGGAACAGCGCCGCGCCGTCCGGGTGGCGCAGGTCCACGCCGATGCTGCGCTTGTTGCGCTGGCCCCACGCGAACGACGCGCTCGTGCCGGAGCCGCGGCGCGACTGCCGTAACCCGTCCGGGAACGCCGGGTTCTCGACCTTGACGACGTCCGCGCCGAGGTCGGCGAACACCCGCCCGAGCTCGGCGCCGAACACGATCACGCCGAGGTCGAGCACGCGCAACCCCGCCAGCGGCGGATCCCCCGCCCCCACCGGCGGGACCGCCCACGCCACGTCCGCCCCGCCGGCTGCGTCAGCCGCGCCGGCCGAGCCGGCCGCGCGGGGGGTGACCTCCTCGGCGGGGTGGGCGGGCAGCCAGGTCGCGTGGTCGGCCTGGAGCGCCGGGGTGCGGATTCCGGCGCGTTTTCCGTCGAGCGTCACGTACCCGGTCGGCACGCGGGCGGTCACCCCCGGCGCGATCTCGACGTCGTCCAGCGCGCCGGTCACGGCGAAGTGGTCGGCCCCGAGCACCTCGGGCACCGTGAGCACGGCCGCGACCGGCACCCCGCGGCGCACGCCCTCGGCGACCAGTTCCTCCCGCGACAAATCCCGGAACAGCGCGGCGATCAACGGGTGCAGCCGGTCGGCCGCGGCGAACCTCGCCGGGATCGTGTCGTAGCGCGGATCGGCGAACTCCGCGGGCTCACCGAGCCAGGAGAACATCGCCCGCCACTGACGCTTGGCCAGCAGGCAAATCCGCACCTCGCCGTCCCGGCACGCGAACACCGGGTAGAAGTTGCGCGCCTCCGGACGGTCGCGCGGGAACGTCTCGGCACGTCCGGCTGCCGCGGTGCCCTGCGTCCCGAAGCCGGGGTCGAACCCGTGGACGACACACTCCAGCGCGGACACGTCGACGTACTCACCCGCGCCGGTCCGCAGCCGCCGCAGGTAGGCGGCGAGCGCCACCCAGGCGGCGTGCGCGCCGACCACCCCGTCGACCAGCCCGGCCGGGGGCAGCAGCGGCGGCCGGCCCGGTAACCCGGAGCGCGACAGCACCCCACCGAGCGCGGCGAGCACCGGCTCGGGGGCGGACCAGTCCGCGTACGGCCCGGTGTTCCCGAACGGCGTGATCGAGACGACCACCGCGTCCGGGTAGTCGCCCGGAGCCACCGAGCGCCGCGAGTCGAGCACGATGTCCGCGGTGGCCAGCAGCCCCGCACCCGGCAGCCCCGAGCTCGGGGGCGCGCCGACCGTCGTGCGCTTGTTCGCGTTGCGCAGCGCGAACGGGAGGCTCTGCCCGGCGTGCAGCGGTGGTTCGAACCGGGACGGCGACCCGCCCGGCGGTTCGGCCAGCACGACGTCGGCGCCCAGGTCGGCCAGGTACCGACCGCACCACTGCGCCGGGCCGTCGGTGAGGTCGAGAACGCGCACCCCGCTCAGCGGCAAATCCACGAGCACTCCTTCGGAATCGGGACGGTCGGGTGGTCAGACGTCAAGGATCAGCCGGGCGGACCGCGCCCGGGACACGCACGGGAACATCACGTCTCCGGCCGCTCGCTCGTCGTCGGTGAGCAGCGAGTCCCGGTGGTCGGGATCGCCGCCGAGGACGGTTGTCTCGCAGGTGCCGCAGGTGCCCTCGCGGCACGAGGATTCGATCGCGACCCCGGCGTCCTCCAGGACCTGGAGCAGGCTGACGTCCGCGGCGACCGGCAGCACCCGGCCGGACCGGGCGAGCTCCACCTCGAACGCCCCGGCCCCGCTGGGAACGGGCTCGGCCCGGGGTGCGAAGCGCTCGGTGTGCAGCGTCAGCGCGGGCCGCGCCGCGCACGCGTCCTCCACCGCGCGCAGCAGCGGCTCCGGGCCGCAGCAGTACACCGCCGTTCCCGGCGACGCGTCCGCGACGAAGGCCGCCACCGGCAACAGCCCACCCTCATCCGCCGGCCGCACCTCAACCCGGTCCGCAGTCGAGCCCTCGCCCGCCGCGCCGGCGCGAACGGCGCCCGCCCGACCCCCGACCCGAGCGCCGCGCCCGGCGTCCGGGGCGGCCGCGCCTAGGGCGACCAGCTCGTCGACGAACGCCATCGACGAGCGGGTGCGGCCGCCGTACAGCAGACGCCAGTCGGCGCCCTCCGCTGCCACCCGGCGGATCATCGGCAGCAGCGGCGTAATCCCGATGCCACCCGCGACGAACCGGTAGGCCCGCGCCGGTGCGAGCGGGAACCGGTTCCGCGGACCCCCGATCGCCACCCGGGCGCCGGGCCGCAGCCGCTCGTGGACGAACCGCGACCCGCCCCGGCCGCCCGGCTCGCGTAACACCGCGATCCGCAGGGACGACCGGTCGTCCGGGCTCCCACAGAGCGAATACTGCCGCACCAGCGACTCGCCGAGCACCAGATCGACGTGCGCGCCCGGCTCCCACGGCGGCACGGCCCCCGACTCCACCGGCTCCAGCGTCAGCGCGACCACGTCGTCCGC
This is a stretch of genomic DNA from Cryptosporangium aurantiacum. It encodes these proteins:
- a CDS encoding class I adenylate-forming enzyme family protein, which gives rise to MATSIASAVRWWARTDGGRTALTFGADSVSYRSLNDWSSRIARTLVDRGVAPGDRVGLLGGNTPEWAATAYGVIKAGGVLVPLNPRLVAAELHKLFTDSGLTLVVTDAAHNGTLDEVGLPVPRIGLDEITALRTGGTDDFQIDRAPDEPVAILFTSGSTGLSKGVVCTNRTLLDIVFEASLTQDGLRPGGSSLLLLPLCFTPGLVWGLVMSTVLGGTLFVEAELNPSRAVRIIAEHRIGTLFGVPLIWEALAAAPEFTDADLSSLRTAVVGGAAVSVPLLQAWAAKGVALRQIYGMTEAGGIATATLTSEAADHPGSCGSGSIFTELKVVRADGTEAAPGEQGEVLLRGPGVTPGYWNDPETTARALRDGWLHSGDLGVRDEAGRLTFVDRLKDLIISGGINISPVEIEAVISGIPGVAEVAVIAAKDDRFGETPAAIVSGSVDAGTVVAACDKAMADYKVPRYVVVRPEPLPRLASGKLSKRAIRDEYADVNERFEKVR
- a CDS encoding aromatic ring-hydroxylating oxygenase subunit alpha, whose translation is MTRPIVPREDRIRRTLDHLRNETTDEYETVSAFYPDEFTDPLLAGRERDLVFGRVPSIVAHSSELPRPNDFLTLQMPRNRIIVVRQRDGGVKAFVNLCRHRGALLEEQEKGRCRLFSCGYHRWSYDTDGSLRAVTKDSTFGEIDRSKYGLVELPCEERHGFVWVVDDAVPKKEGTGIDVADWLGPDLDPMLAEYHLEDLVAFRAEGFDEPVNWKIMQDAFLDGYHIQYAHPNTAGKHIHTNVLTVEDFGRHARFISPRKSIDRWLEEDPGDRSLAKYVTETHFLLPNSTLLRQPDHFQLLTFRPHPKDPGRSRMEMRLLVPTVSASGMAEDEWSGRWQKNWDILIAVLHQEDFPLLRGSQQGMASANAGSMVLGRNEVVNQIFHRELRRLLT
- a CDS encoding ferredoxin, which translates into the protein MRLDVDRRACAGHGLCYGNAPDLLDCDDQGDPIVLVDPVPEALLTDARGVVDGCPERALTLEAAP
- a CDS encoding SDR family NAD(P)-dependent oxidoreductase, coding for MARLEGKVAVITGAGSGLGREAAQLFAAEGAKVVVMDVLGDRAEGTVKLVTEQGGEAVAVQADTTIEADVARTIRTAVDTFGKLDIAWANAGIVSRGGVPSVMGGEQLEFEDFPVEDWDAVLGVNLLGPFLVAKHATPALRANGGGVILVTSSAASFVAYHSIAPYSATKAGVNGLVRGLSLDLGKYGIRVNALAPTHGMSPNFLLPEGAPVVGQSYEETAGPWDPGLSPIPLKLNRPPSLRDNAYAALFLASDESAYISGLTLPATDGGTLARVAMQFPEDEPRPTR
- a CDS encoding TetR/AcrR family transcriptional regulator yields the protein MPAAPPQLTRRTILRTAIDLLDRDGYAAFSLPRLGDELGIRTPSLYHHFRDRAELLAEIARAVVRETPIPVRRPDAEWTEYFVELSVNFRRTILRHPNTAPVLLQFLPRDVLTSLYEESAVLLAETTDIPTSAHVLILDGLERFVLGNALIESTAPRAADGNPFPSVDPEQQPRLAAAIAANSLDAEERFVASVRAFLMGVAALP
- a CDS encoding cytochrome P450 yields the protein MPTTTEDVSPDRVVDFDIYDPAVTIPVDRMQEHAAALARKAPLVYSTAHGGHWIVTRYDEVHEILRSPDLFSSHPNNLVDAGQGKFIPLELDPPEHTAYRFALQPLFNPARMRALEGQIRDLVNELIDGFAARGEAEFVAEFAHELPTRVFLALMGWPMADAPLFTEATEVALNGRPGDTPEQADQSRAEAAMSMFAYFGKVVAERRGPEGVVGNDVTAELMRAPVTVDGAERLLTDEELTRMFFLLLIAGLHTVQGALAWGVMHLSANPEQRQRLVDDAGAVPDAVEEILRYEAAVSMGRRARQDVEIGGVHVKAGDQLLLLLCGANRDESQFEAPDELRIDRTPNRHLAFGSGPHRCIGSHLARIELRIALEELHRRLPDYRLDPANPPLTLPSQVRSVAKLPIRFTAVPPRP
- a CDS encoding SDR family NAD(P)-dependent oxidoreductase; amino-acid sequence: MTTVLDLFRLDGRVAVVTGASSGLGAGFAIALAEAGADVVLGARRAEGLAETAVAVEKLGRQCVTVPTDVTSPEQCTALVERAVESLGRVDVLVNNAGVSAVVPALREDPDTFRSVVDVNLMGAYWMSQACARVMAPGSAIVNVASVLGLVASSLPQAAYSASKAGLLGLTRDLSQQWAGRRGIRVNAIAPGFVATDMIAEMSEENLGTFLAHSPLGRLGTQRELDAALLFLASPASGYVTGTTLAVDGGMSGH
- a CDS encoding CaiB/BaiF CoA-transferase family protein — protein: MDLPLSGVRVLDLTDGPAQWCGRYLADLGADVVLAEPPGGSPSRFEPPLHAGQSLPFALRNANKRTTVGAPPSSGLPGAGLLATADIVLDSRRSVAPGDYPDAVVVSITPFGNTGPYADWSAPEPVLAALGGVLSRSGLPGRPPLLPPAGLVDGVVGAHAAWVALAAYLRRLRTGAGEYVDVSALECVVHGFDPGFGTQGTAAAGRAETFPRDRPEARNFYPVFACRDGEVRICLLAKRQWRAMFSWLGEPAEFADPRYDTIPARFAAADRLHPLIAALFRDLSREELVAEGVRRGVPVAAVLTVPEVLGADHFAVTGALDDVEIAPGVTARVPTGYVTLDGKRAGIRTPALQADHATWLPAHPAEEVTPRAAGSAGAADAAGGADVAWAVPPVGAGDPPLAGLRVLDLGVIVFGAELGRVFADLGADVVKVENPAFPDGLRQSRRGSGTSASFAWGQRNKRSIGVDLRHPDGAALFRALAAEADVVLANFKPGTLDALGFSPATLAALNPRLVISDSSAFGDTGPWSSRMGYGPLVRAATGVTARWRPASESDYCDGATVYPDHIAAQLTAVAVLASVIGRVRTGRGRTVGVAQADVALLQLGTQFAAASLGLSLPEPWPEPAVVACAGDDEWCVIAVRDDADRARLRAVVDSDASVAEWAASRTPDEVMRTLQAAGVPAGAMRRLPDELTDPQLTTREAFATLHHDDLPEPLPTAARPARFAAIGDPPLRPAPRLGQHTREICAPLADVDALLEAGVLHEDSSVTSPTS
- a CDS encoding PDR/VanB family oxidoreductase; the encoded protein is MAIGLGVVATNSYVVASVDAAADDVVALTLEPVESGAVPPWEPGAHVDLVLGESLVRQYSLCGSPDDRSSLRIAVLREPGGRGGSRFVHERLRPGARVAIGGPRNRFPLAPARAYRFVAGGIGITPLLPMIRRVAAEGADWRLLYGGRTRSSMAFVDELVALGAAAPDAGRGARVGGRAGAVRAGAAGEGSTADRVEVRPADEGGLLPVAAFVADASPGTAVYCCGPEPLLRAVEDACAARPALTLHTERFAPRAEPVPSGAGAFEVELARSGRVLPVAADVSLLQVLEDAGVAIESSCREGTCGTCETTVLGGDPDHRDSLLTDDERAAGDVMFPCVSRARSARLILDV